The sequence TGGGAAAAGCACTATGCAGACCATAAAGGTTTAGATTATTGATGCCATAAGGTTGTTGCCAACTGAGGCAAATTCCGGTGGTTCCAATGAGAGGTGAAATAAGATAATCAGCCGGAGATGTTGATAAAATGGTTATTCCGGATAAAGCATTGGCGGATGCTGAATTATCCATTGTTATCGCGGCAAGGAAAGGACTAACGAATACAAATAATAAAAAGCAGAGGATAGCATTCCGAAAGTAACCCTCCCCTTTAAACATCATAGCAGCCAACAACTTCGTTACAAAATCGCTTATAATTTTAGTATAGATTGCCTTCGCTTTCGGGATCAAAGAAATGAGCTTTAACCATATCAAAGGTTATTTTCAATTCTTGGCCCATTTGAGGTAATTCCTTGGGATCAAAACGAGCTGTATATTCATTGTGCGCAGTAGTTAAGACAACATGATATTCATTGCCTAAGGGCTCTACAAAATCCACTTTAGTAACAATTTTTTGGGGAAATTCCGCCATAGCGTCAAAGCGTGAATCATAAATGTCTTCGGGTCGGATACCCATAATAATGGCTTTATTTTCGTAATTCTTTAAAATTTCTTCTTGGCGGGAAGTGAGTTTTACCAAATAATCCTCACTGGCAAAATGCAAAGCGCCTTCATTTCTGATTATTTTGCCATTGGTAATATTGATGGCGGGACTGCCTATAAAACCGGCTACAAATATATTAGCCGGGTCATTATATATTTTGAGGGGAGCATCAATTTGCTGAATAACTCCATCTTTCATAACTACGATTCTATCTGCCATTGTCATTGCTTCCACTTGATCGTGGGTAACATACAACATCGTATTGCCTATTGATTTATGCAATTTAACAATCTCGGCACGCATCGCAACGCGCAATTTGGCATCCAGATTGGAAAGCGGTTCATCAAAAAGAAAGACCTTTGGATTACGCACAATGGTTCTTCCCAAGGCAACGCGCTGTCTTTGTCCACCCGAAAGCTGACCCGGTTTCCGTTTCAGCATACTTTCAATGCCCAGTAATTTTGCCGAATCGTTTACTTTTTGCTTGATTTCATCTTTGGGCATTTTTCGCATTTTAAGTGCAAAAGCCATATTGTCAAAAACAGTCATATGCGGGTAGAGAGCATAATTTTGAAAGACCATGGCTATATCTCTTTCTTTGGGGGGAACATCGTTAACCAAAACATCGCCAATGTAAATTTCTCCCGAAGAAATATCTTCCAAACCGGCTATCATTCTTAAAATAGTGGTTTTTCCGCAGCCAGAAGGACCAACCAAAACTACAAATTCATTGTCTTCAGCCGTGAAAGTAACATCCTTAACGGCATGCACATTGTTATCGTAAAACTTATTCAGTTTCTTTACGGTTACTTTAGCCATTTAACACTCCTTGCAAAAAAATACTAATAACCGAGAATGAATATATGTCAAGCAATTCTTGCTGATTTATCAGCAGTTATTTTCTATAGAGCCATCATCTGCTCGATACATTTCTATCCGGTTGCGTCCGCCGGTTTTGGCAAGATAACAGGCCTGATCGGCAAAAGAAATACATTTAGTAAGATTGGTGGGCTGAATTCCTTTGTGAAAATCACAAGCAATGCCAATACTGATGGTAACGGTGATCATCTGATTGTGAAACATAAAAGACGATGCCTCAATTTTTTGGCGCAATTCTTCCATCAGAGAATAGCTCTGTTGGGGATCTAAATCAAAGAGAATAACGATAAATTCATCTCCTCCGTAGCGAATGATAACATCGCTTTTACGAAATTCGGAGCTAATGATGGCGGCAATTTCTTTTAAAACATAGTCCCCTGCCAAATGCCCGTAATTATCATTCACCAGCTTAAAAAAATCAATGTCAATCATACTTAAGCATACGGGAACATTGTGCCTGGCAGCCAAAACAATCATTTGAAGCAGGTTTCCTTCCAAATATCTTCTGTTGCGCAAACCGGTTAAGCTGTCCGTTAGCGATAATTCTTCCACTTTCTCATAGAGTTCTTCTATTTTATAGAAGTTGGTCTGCAAACTTTCCACATAAGCGCTGTTTTGTAAAGATGCCTGATTGCTAAGTTCTCGGATGCGAATTTCCCAAAAAGGCATAGCGGAAAAGTAATGTTCAGGATCGAGCTTTTCTCTCAAAAAGCGTGATAAACTGAGCAAACTATCCCAGCTTTTATGCAGAAAATAATTGGAATATTGATAGTTCTGGATGGAATCCTTGAAATTGGAAAGCACGCTGCAGTTATAATATCCGGCAAAAAAATAGAGTGAATGAAGCTGTTGCACATTCAAAACCGATGCTGGATACTTAATCAATAACCGCTGATAATCTATTTTTTCCGCAGAAGGAACCAAACGATCTTCCATCGTAAATAATTCATATAACACCATAGCGGTGTTTAGCGATTTCTGATCGGAAATGTAATCGTAAATCCTTAGTAAAAGGGTCTTTTTGATAATATTCTGTTTATGCCAGGAAGTGGAAATGAGCCAGCGAATAATAAAATTTATCGAGCTATCACTGCTATCTCTGTTATAGACCTCAATAATCAAGTTCAGATATGTTTTTAACAGTTCCGCGGGCTTGTTATGATGACGAAACATAGCTATCTGAGCAAGCTGAATCAACACCCAAAAACTCATCTGCTTTTTGTCAATTACTGGCTCCAGTTGCGTTAACAGTTCTTCGGCATTTTGATAATCGCCATTATCGGTTAATAAATAGAGTAATTGAAGCTGATCAAATGATTGCATAAAATCCTTTTCGGTATCCGGATTTTCCTGCGCTATTTTATTAATATAGGCATAATAAGGTGATTCAGTTGTGATGGGTAACTGGCTTAAGAAATTCAGATAATGATAAAATGTGCTTTCATGCGTGGTCTTTATTTGCAGAAAATAGTCCAGCAAAAATTGAATGAGTAAGCCGGTAAATTCGCAGAAAAGAGGATTATCGATGTTATCCGCACAGTCGGAAGTTACAATGTCGCTTATTTTCTCCAAAATCTGGTTGCGAGTATCGTCATCAGCCGTAATCAAGTCATTAGTCAATTGTTTCAGCTTTGTTCTTGTGTTTAGGTTCACATTAGTGAACAGAGCTATATCGTAAATGTGCGATTGACTACTTAGTCGGTTCATCATCTTTAGCGGGGACAAAACGAAAAACGGTTTCATCGGGTTTAGTGAATCCGAAATTTTCTCTGGCGGCTTTTTCAGCTGCTTCCGGATCTGTTTTCAGACGGTTATTTTCTTGTTCTAAACTATCATTCTGCGCCTTCAAAACTGCCGTTTCTTTTTCCAACTGTTCCACCCGGTGCTTTAATTTCCAAGTATTTAGAAAACTGTTGCTGGCTAAAAAAAGAATCCAGACAACCATCACGATTATTATTCCCCAGAAGACAAAACGCTGCGCAGGGCTCAGCTTTTTATTTTTAGATTTCATTACATCCCCAATTTAGCCAAAAATGATTTTTTAATATCTATTGCCTGATATGGGCACAGCTCATGGCAGCATAAACACTTAATGCACTGTTCTTTGTGAATATAAGGATGTTTAGCGTCCGGCAGAGTTATGGCTTTTACGGGACAGCTTTTTACACAAATTCCACAACGACGGCAGCGTTCACTTACCTCCGGATAAAAATAATAGACCTTACGAAATGCTTTTTGCGCAATGGAAGGAACATAACGAAGGGTCTTCTGGGTTAGTTTTACGCTCTTTATATCCGCATCGAGTATTTTATAGTTTCTAAACGAGGCAGGAATTTTAATATGCGAAGGCAAAATACCGTCCAATTGCAAAGCAGAACTAACATAGGGAACATCTTTTAGGTTAAAACCCATTATCCTGGCTGCCGTATAATCCAAAGCAGGAATAGAAGTTGAACCAAAAAGAAGTCCGAAATTTCTTGCTTTGCCAGCGGAGG comes from Candidatus Cloacimonas sp. and encodes:
- the ugpC gene encoding sn-glycerol-3-phosphate ABC transporter ATP-binding protein UgpC is translated as MAKVTVKKLNKFYDNNVHAVKDVTFTAEDNEFVVLVGPSGCGKTTILRMIAGLEDISSGEIYIGDVLVNDVPPKERDIAMVFQNYALYPHMTVFDNMAFALKMRKMPKDEIKQKVNDSAKLLGIESMLKRKPGQLSGGQRQRVALGRTIVRNPKVFLFDEPLSNLDAKLRVAMRAEIVKLHKSIGNTMLYVTHDQVEAMTMADRIVVMKDGVIQQIDAPLKIYNDPANIFVAGFIGSPAINITNGKIIRNEGALHFASEDYLVKLTSRQEEILKNYENKAIIMGIRPEDIYDSRFDAMAEFPQKIVTKVDFVEPLGNEYHVVLTTAHNEYTARFDPKELPQMGQELKITFDMVKAHFFDPESEGNLY
- a CDS encoding GGDEF domain-containing protein, with amino-acid sequence MMNRLSSQSHIYDIALFTNVNLNTRTKLKQLTNDLITADDDTRNQILEKISDIVTSDCADNIDNPLFCEFTGLLIQFLLDYFLQIKTTHESTFYHYLNFLSQLPITTESPYYAYINKIAQENPDTEKDFMQSFDQLQLLYLLTDNGDYQNAEELLTQLEPVIDKKQMSFWVLIQLAQIAMFRHHNKPAELLKTYLNLIIEVYNRDSSDSSINFIIRWLISTSWHKQNIIKKTLLLRIYDYISDQKSLNTAMVLYELFTMEDRLVPSAEKIDYQRLLIKYPASVLNVQQLHSLYFFAGYYNCSVLSNFKDSIQNYQYSNYFLHKSWDSLLSLSRFLREKLDPEHYFSAMPFWEIRIRELSNQASLQNSAYVESLQTNFYKIEELYEKVEELSLTDSLTGLRNRRYLEGNLLQMIVLAARHNVPVCLSMIDIDFFKLVNDNYGHLAGDYVLKEIAAIISSEFRKSDVIIRYGGDEFIVILFDLDPQQSYSLMEELRQKIEASSFMFHNQMITVTISIGIACDFHKGIQPTNLTKCISFADQACYLAKTGGRNRIEMYRADDGSIENNC
- a CDS encoding septum formation initiator family protein, which translates into the protein MKSKNKKLSPAQRFVFWGIIIVMVVWILFLASNSFLNTWKLKHRVEQLEKETAVLKAQNDSLEQENNRLKTDPEAAEKAARENFGFTKPDETVFRFVPAKDDEPTK
- a CDS encoding DUF362 domain-containing protein, with translation IVINIGKYKTHQLTAFTGALKNLYGFIPGMLKSELHRENPDTLSFANMLVALYGALSHKITYSIIDGITGMDGTGPSAGKARNFGLLFGSTSIPALDYTAARIMGFNLKDVPYVSSALQLDGILPSHIKIPASFRNYKILDADIKSVKLTQKTLRYVPSIAQKAFRKVYYFYPEVSERCRRCGICVKSCPVKAITLPDAKHPYIHKEQCIKCLCCHELCPYQAIDIKKSFLAKLGM